Proteins found in one Agaribacterium sp. ZY112 genomic segment:
- a CDS encoding serine hydrolase domain-containing protein — protein sequence MFVDSSFANDLNGCTSSNKISSLAQTLDTRLKRIQQESKLVAASAGLLCGDTLIGISAYGERKKGSGIAVSTQDLWHIGSITKSVTATLIARLIEQDKLQWQTRLAEIFPKEQLHPEAAQITIEQLAQHRSGLPANFSFTSVFRKAGEGKERIAARRKLVLETLKAKPLTPPGSTFLYSNTGYSTLGVVAEELMGQTWEQQIGEQVMSPITINNYGFGAPKDDTGKLSQPRGHKSMLGFYFSLEDFDNSPLIGPAGTLHMDLKSLLYYGHEHLKGEQGHSQLLSEANFKQLHKAELNNYASGWIVEHNAEFSSGRQLWHNGSNTAWYALLTIVPDYNAVMAFTSNDSNIELAQKQAWDLFYALIQDMDKAAKTEP from the coding sequence ATGTTTGTTGACTCCAGCTTCGCAAATGACCTTAATGGCTGCACCTCATCAAATAAAATATCTAGCCTTGCTCAGACACTTGATACAAGACTCAAACGCATTCAACAAGAGAGTAAACTCGTTGCCGCCAGTGCAGGCTTATTATGTGGCGATACACTCATTGGCATTAGTGCTTATGGCGAGCGAAAAAAAGGCAGCGGCATTGCGGTCAGTACGCAAGACCTATGGCATATAGGCTCTATTACCAAGTCAGTCACAGCTACACTGATCGCTCGTCTAATCGAGCAGGACAAATTACAGTGGCAAACACGCCTGGCTGAGATTTTCCCCAAAGAACAACTTCACCCAGAGGCCGCTCAAATTACCATTGAGCAATTAGCCCAACACCGCTCGGGCCTACCTGCCAATTTTTCATTTACAAGTGTTTTCCGTAAAGCAGGTGAAGGTAAAGAACGCATTGCCGCCAGACGAAAATTGGTACTAGAAACCCTAAAAGCCAAGCCACTTACCCCGCCCGGTAGCACGTTTTTATATTCAAATACCGGTTACAGCACACTTGGAGTTGTTGCAGAAGAGCTCATGGGCCAAACCTGGGAGCAGCAAATTGGCGAACAGGTTATGAGCCCCATCACTATTAATAATTATGGTTTTGGCGCCCCAAAAGACGATACAGGAAAACTAAGCCAGCCTCGTGGCCATAAGTCGATGCTTGGTTTTTACTTTTCGCTCGAAGACTTTGATAACAGCCCATTAATCGGCCCTGCCGGCACTTTGCATATGGATTTAAAAAGCCTACTGTACTACGGCCACGAGCACCTCAAAGGCGAACAGGGCCATAGCCAGCTTTTAAGTGAAGCCAACTTTAAGCAATTACATAAAGCGGAACTAAATAATTATGCGAGTGGCTGGATAGTCGAGCACAACGCCGAATTTTCATCAGGGCGCCAGCTTTGGCACAATGGCTCTAATACTGCTTGGTATGCCTTATTAACAATCGTGCCCGATTACAATGCTGTCATGGCCTTTACCAGCAATGACAGCAATATCGAACTTGCCCAAAAACAGGCCTGGGATCTTTTCTACGCCTTGATTCAAGATATGGATAAGGCAGCTAAAACCGAGCCCTAA
- a CDS encoding Ig-like domain-containing protein, with protein sequence MRPITAAQSLLAACSFLLPLGLQAQTETEINLNVEHNVGGHSEFDRKKYLTLHSTATENEWAGDEDKLAYVIDELDVYFGRDNGSLGWYMNQAEQDPERPGYADPTWVANYGAYVRQTQYGVEKEWAHAYDDKAGVMIGGQVHTFWPGHVTNPCCGGEGWEIGGADAMGDFMGQYINQFYRNDGEPVTKGHPRPKYLEVLNEPLYELVTTGDVEPIEVYQFHNDVAAGVRKVNSDVMIGGYTTAFPIFEERDFQRWEERMKLFIDTSGDHMDFFSIHLYDFNSHWSAEENGYVGPLNFKGGRIEATLDMMEQYSQIALGEVKPYIISEYGGRDHNLEQQDWSPYRDWHIMKAFSPMMMQFMARPDQMLKTIPFMVTKGEWGREDGKPYPWRLLRQANEASGESGEEWVFTDLVKFYELWSDVNGTRVDSRTTNPDVMIDTYVDGDTVYVILANLANNQEQVLLNMFGADTAAVQGVTVKQLFLNGDAPELSVSELNTAPDSITLAPEATAILAYSFDSSLQVNEQVSEQKYYASTYYAPILANQATSFTITGVSTSDFGEAVIRIGLGRDHGASLQPVVTVNGQEVDVPTQFAGDDQAKRDRFFGLIEVPVAMSALKASNTITVTFPDAGGHISSVTMEAKQFSSDIREKNAPVSGVKISPSSQILAIGDSLQVTASVLPFFAQNQALTYSSSDESIATVDQNGHVQTLAAGQVNIVATSEEGSFTAAATLTVEEPVTGSLSIDDASIYTSTEYVSGESMEVSTLFEAGTGETVSGTYGGVQYYLREMTASWAVVKDVIAYDGSVIGQQRGTSTVSIPLAGVTPTADLPEGNFYFLYAKMNSTDGNDYAIGGVSPIIILAGEDEVVAAELSFDNPSKYSSTDYYVGGALNITAQFEAGTDLTVNPYNDGVRFILRHLRADYSLVSDVAIAADVTSVDQQNGTARVSLNLSGLTPSTELPEGEFYFIHGEFYTSGGTPVYAGGIPYISIVDPEGPIPASVTLEDASTYSSTEYKSGGVIEATASFEAGSDRSVNAYNDGVRFVLRELTTGWAMVADIATAGDVNSIGKQNGFASASISLEGVTPTAELPEENFYYLYAEFYTDDGVLVYSQGVTPINIVEGDVEVPVPASIALENTDTYTSTTYLTDGVLTVSAAYDAGTGHTINGYNDGVRFVLREIDAGWTTFNDVAWASDVNSIGTRNGIATAEIPLEGLVPSADLPEGSFYYLYAEFYDELGTFMFVEQGVFPITIEDPYVPGSLVLENEADYSRTFLNSESLELSANFEAGTDATVDGGIQYYLREVDAAWNIINDINVSDDTASGQQTGSSTATISLAGLTPSADLPEGHMYFLFASFLASDGLKHTIGGAFPIIEADTDNDGIGNSTDEDDDNDGVEDSIDDFPLDPSIGVLGDFDWDQDIDRKDIRAFLRLFRNPADLKPEYDFDGSGKVTPRDVRALMRMCTRRACATRDWSTIDWKELKKKSRWRH encoded by the coding sequence ATGAGACCGATAACGGCTGCACAGTCGCTGCTTGCTGCTTGCTCATTTCTCTTGCCCCTAGGATTGCAGGCTCAGACCGAGACTGAAATCAACCTAAACGTTGAACACAACGTAGGTGGGCACTCGGAATTTGACCGCAAGAAATATCTAACTTTACACTCGACTGCAACTGAAAATGAATGGGCTGGTGATGAAGACAAACTAGCTTATGTAATTGACGAATTAGACGTCTATTTTGGCCGTGATAATGGGTCACTAGGCTGGTATATGAACCAAGCCGAGCAAGATCCAGAGCGCCCAGGTTATGCTGACCCTACTTGGGTTGCCAACTACGGCGCTTATGTTCGTCAAACTCAGTACGGTGTCGAAAAAGAGTGGGCGCACGCCTACGATGATAAAGCCGGCGTTATGATTGGCGGTCAGGTACACACCTTCTGGCCTGGTCACGTCACCAACCCTTGTTGCGGTGGAGAAGGCTGGGAAATCGGCGGAGCCGATGCCATGGGTGATTTCATGGGCCAGTACATCAACCAATTTTACCGCAACGACGGAGAGCCGGTTACCAAAGGTCATCCACGTCCTAAATATTTAGAAGTACTTAACGAACCTCTATATGAATTAGTAACCACAGGTGATGTGGAGCCTATCGAGGTTTACCAATTCCATAATGATGTCGCCGCAGGCGTTCGCAAAGTAAATAGCGATGTCATGATTGGTGGTTATACAACCGCCTTCCCTATCTTTGAAGAGCGTGATTTCCAACGCTGGGAAGAGCGTATGAAGTTGTTCATTGATACCAGTGGCGATCATATGGACTTCTTCTCTATTCACCTTTACGACTTCAACTCGCACTGGAGTGCAGAAGAGAATGGCTATGTCGGCCCTCTTAACTTCAAAGGCGGCCGTATTGAAGCCACTTTGGATATGATGGAGCAATACAGCCAAATCGCTCTTGGCGAAGTAAAACCTTATATCATTTCTGAGTACGGTGGTCGTGACCACAACTTAGAGCAGCAAGATTGGTCTCCTTACCGCGACTGGCACATCATGAAAGCGTTTAGCCCAATGATGATGCAATTTATGGCGCGCCCTGACCAAATGCTAAAAACCATTCCATTTATGGTCACCAAAGGCGAATGGGGTCGTGAAGACGGAAAGCCCTATCCTTGGCGCTTATTACGCCAGGCCAATGAAGCCTCTGGTGAAAGCGGTGAAGAGTGGGTATTTACTGATCTAGTTAAATTCTACGAGCTTTGGTCAGATGTTAACGGTACCCGCGTAGATTCACGTACCACTAACCCCGACGTCATGATCGACACCTATGTTGATGGCGATACCGTTTATGTGATCTTAGCCAACTTAGCTAACAACCAAGAACAAGTATTGTTGAATATGTTTGGCGCTGACACAGCCGCTGTCCAAGGCGTCACCGTTAAGCAGCTATTTCTGAATGGCGATGCTCCAGAACTAAGTGTTTCTGAGCTTAATACCGCTCCTGACTCGATTACCCTTGCTCCTGAAGCAACAGCCATCTTGGCTTATAGCTTTGACAGTTCACTACAAGTGAATGAGCAAGTAAGCGAACAGAAATACTACGCATCAACTTATTACGCTCCAATTCTGGCAAACCAAGCCACCAGTTTTACCATTACTGGCGTAAGTACTTCTGACTTCGGCGAAGCGGTTATTCGTATCGGCCTTGGCCGCGACCATGGCGCCTCACTGCAGCCTGTTGTAACTGTAAACGGTCAAGAAGTCGACGTACCTACTCAGTTTGCTGGTGACGACCAAGCTAAGCGCGATCGTTTCTTTGGCTTGATTGAAGTACCTGTAGCGATGTCCGCACTTAAAGCGAGTAACACCATTACGGTTACCTTCCCTGATGCCGGAGGCCACATCAGCTCCGTCACCATGGAAGCGAAGCAGTTCAGCAGCGATATTCGTGAGAAAAACGCCCCTGTTAGCGGTGTAAAAATCAGCCCTAGTAGCCAAATTCTAGCCATTGGTGATAGCTTACAAGTAACGGCTTCGGTATTGCCTTTCTTTGCTCAAAACCAAGCGCTTACTTACAGCTCAAGTGATGAAAGCATTGCAACCGTCGATCAGAATGGCCATGTGCAAACCTTAGCCGCAGGCCAAGTCAATATTGTTGCCACGTCCGAAGAAGGCTCATTTACTGCTGCTGCAACACTCACCGTAGAAGAACCTGTGACTGGCTCACTGAGCATTGATGATGCAAGCATCTATACCAGCACCGAGTACGTCTCCGGCGAGAGCATGGAAGTCAGCACCCTCTTTGAAGCGGGTACCGGCGAAACAGTAAGCGGTACTTATGGTGGCGTTCAATATTATTTGCGTGAAATGACAGCAAGCTGGGCCGTAGTTAAAGACGTTATTGCTTATGACGGCAGCGTCATTGGTCAACAACGCGGTACATCAACTGTAAGTATTCCTTTGGCAGGCGTTACACCTACAGCTGATTTACCAGAAGGCAACTTCTACTTCTTATACGCAAAAATGAACTCGACCGACGGCAATGACTATGCCATTGGTGGTGTTTCGCCAATTATTATTCTGGCAGGTGAAGACGAAGTTGTTGCTGCGGAACTGTCTTTTGACAACCCATCAAAGTACAGCAGCACAGACTACTATGTAGGCGGAGCCTTAAACATCACTGCTCAATTTGAAGCTGGCACCGACTTAACCGTAAACCCTTATAACGACGGTGTACGTTTTATCTTGCGCCACTTAAGAGCCGATTATTCACTTGTGTCCGATGTTGCTATCGCAGCTGACGTCACCAGTGTTGACCAGCAAAATGGCACTGCGCGTGTTAGCCTCAACCTATCCGGCCTTACCCCAAGCACCGAATTGCCTGAAGGTGAGTTCTACTTTATTCATGGTGAGTTTTACACAAGCGGTGGCACCCCGGTATACGCAGGCGGCATTCCCTACATCTCAATAGTAGATCCAGAGGGGCCTATTCCAGCTTCAGTCACCCTTGAAGATGCCTCGACTTACAGCAGCACGGAGTACAAATCTGGCGGCGTCATTGAAGCAACTGCAAGCTTTGAAGCGGGAAGCGATCGTAGCGTAAACGCATACAACGACGGTGTTCGTTTTGTCTTGCGCGAGCTAACAACCGGCTGGGCCATGGTTGCCGATATTGCGACAGCAGGTGATGTAAACAGTATTGGCAAACAAAATGGTTTTGCTAGTGCAAGCATAAGCCTTGAAGGTGTTACACCAACCGCTGAATTACCAGAAGAAAACTTCTACTATCTTTATGCAGAATTCTATACCGATGACGGTGTATTGGTTTATTCACAAGGCGTCACTCCTATCAACATTGTTGAAGGCGACGTAGAAGTACCAGTACCAGCCTCGATTGCTTTAGAAAATACGGATACCTACACCAGCACCACTTACTTAACCGATGGCGTACTAACGGTTTCTGCTGCCTACGATGCAGGTACAGGTCATACCATCAATGGATATAACGATGGTGTGCGTTTTGTATTGCGTGAAATCGATGCAGGCTGGACCACCTTTAACGACGTAGCTTGGGCCAGTGATGTAAACAGCATTGGCACCCGTAACGGTATTGCTACTGCTGAAATCCCTCTTGAAGGCTTAGTACCAAGTGCAGATCTACCTGAAGGCAGCTTCTACTATCTGTACGCTGAATTCTACGATGAGCTCGGCACCTTTATGTTTGTTGAACAAGGTGTATTCCCAATCACTATCGAAGACCCTTATGTTCCAGGTTCTTTAGTTTTGGAAAATGAGGCCGATTACAGTCGCACCTTCCTTAACAGCGAAAGCCTTGAACTAAGCGCAAACTTTGAAGCTGGTACTGACGCAACCGTAGACGGAGGAATTCAGTATTACCTTCGTGAAGTGGATGCAGCTTGGAATATCATCAATGATATCAACGTTAGTGATGATACAGCCTCAGGTCAGCAGACCGGTAGCAGTACTGCAACGATCTCACTTGCAGGCCTGACTCCATCAGCGGACCTTCCGGAAGGTCATATGTACTTCCTATTCGCCAGCTTCCTTGCTTCAGATGGCTTAAAGCACACTATTGGTGGAGCCTTCCCAATCATCGAAGCCGATACCGACAATGACGGTATTGGCAATAGCACCGATGAAGATGACGATAACGATGGCGTTGAAGACTCTATCGATGACTTCCCTCTTGATCCAAGTATTGGTGTATTAGGTGACTTCGATTGGGATCAAGACATCGACCGCAAAGACATTCGCGCCTTCTTGCGCTTGTTCCGCAACCCTGCTGACTTGAAGCCAGAATATGACTTTGACGGCAGCGGTAAGGTTACACCAAGAGATGTACGTGCACTTATGAGAATGTGTACTCGCAGAGCTTGTGCAACGCGTGATTGGTCTACCATTGATTGGAAAGAACTAAAGAAAAAGTCTCGCTGGAGACACTAA
- a CDS encoding carbohydrate-binding protein: MRTPSKFLTALTVSSLLAACGGASSTSPEPSPATSPSPAVEPLPSSSPSSLPSISPSAVPSVSASVSPSPASSDNPNGNFVIQAEDYTATQGDVDTESADGGTVVNFFNSGDVLEFNVNIELAGLYEVTYRVSSPASDAVAELFVTNQAGDGVEHVDTSVVSTGDWAVFEDVVAGQHFNIWSAGPNTIQLRGSGTSDYQFNTNYLSFRRIGDIDVDVDSDADGVPDHTDECPETSLDDEVNSVGCALSQLDGDNDGISNDVDQCPASTEGVNVDANGCEFSGGVIDVNTANPALPSFTTFLDTTPAGKQWQKVEAMSDEFDTWDAAKWFKSTWNYGDTPVKMMHSNSGVTDGYLWIKATLNAGSTQWFETSRVHSRAKILFPMYTESRIQVANISAYSTYWLNNGDANNRDEIDIIEINPTPTCDCQPNYPWQMNSQYFIVKNGDIERAHGNSNNNDLSGANALKGQRWNEDYHVFGAWWKDKNTVQFYLNGEPVNSVTTTQDFTLEQEIIWDLWTQDSTWVGGLPAQDDLLNEANSTMKVDWVRTWQLVDE, from the coding sequence ATGCGGACCCCCAGCAAATTCTTAACTGCTCTCACTGTTTCTAGTCTTTTGGCTGCTTGTGGAGGTGCATCTTCTACCAGCCCCGAGCCTAGTCCTGCTACAAGCCCAAGTCCTGCTGTTGAACCATTACCGAGTTCAAGCCCAAGCTCTTTACCTAGTATTAGCCCAAGTGCTGTTCCGAGCGTCTCTGCAAGTGTCAGCCCTAGCCCAGCCTCCAGTGATAACCCGAATGGCAATTTTGTTATACAAGCTGAGGACTACACAGCCACACAAGGCGATGTTGATACGGAAAGTGCCGATGGCGGTACGGTCGTTAATTTCTTTAATAGCGGAGATGTGCTCGAGTTTAATGTCAACATTGAGCTGGCGGGCTTATATGAGGTGACCTATCGGGTTTCTTCGCCTGCATCCGACGCTGTGGCGGAGTTATTTGTTACTAACCAAGCCGGTGATGGCGTAGAGCATGTGGATACCAGTGTTGTCTCTACTGGCGATTGGGCTGTATTTGAAGATGTAGTGGCAGGCCAGCATTTTAATATTTGGAGCGCAGGCCCTAATACCATTCAGCTGCGCGGTTCGGGTACGAGCGATTATCAATTCAATACAAACTACCTTAGCTTTCGGCGTATCGGTGATATAGATGTTGACGTAGATAGCGATGCCGATGGTGTTCCTGATCACACCGATGAGTGCCCAGAAACTTCGCTTGATGACGAGGTTAATTCAGTGGGCTGTGCCTTGTCTCAGCTTGATGGTGATAATGACGGTATTAGCAATGACGTCGATCAATGTCCTGCTTCGACAGAGGGGGTTAATGTCGATGCCAATGGTTGTGAGTTTTCAGGTGGTGTTATTGACGTTAATACAGCTAATCCTGCTTTGCCCTCTTTTACAACGTTTTTGGATACAACTCCTGCAGGAAAACAGTGGCAAAAAGTTGAGGCAATGTCTGATGAGTTTGATACTTGGGATGCTGCTAAGTGGTTTAAATCAACTTGGAACTATGGTGATACGCCCGTCAAGATGATGCACAGTAACTCAGGCGTTACAGATGGTTATTTATGGATTAAAGCCACCTTAAACGCAGGCAGTACACAGTGGTTTGAAACCTCTAGGGTGCATTCTCGTGCGAAAATTTTATTTCCAATGTATACCGAAAGTCGTATCCAGGTAGCCAATATTTCAGCTTACAGTACCTATTGGCTTAATAACGGTGACGCCAATAATCGTGATGAAATTGATATTATTGAAATTAACCCCACCCCTACATGTGACTGCCAACCCAATTATCCTTGGCAAATGAACTCCCAGTATTTCATTGTAAAAAATGGCGATATAGAACGAGCTCACGGTAATTCAAATAACAATGACTTATCTGGTGCTAATGCCTTAAAAGGGCAGCGATGGAATGAGGACTATCACGTTTTTGGCGCATGGTGGAAAGATAAAAACACCGTTCAATTTTATTTGAATGGCGAGCCTGTTAACAGTGTGACGACAACTCAAGATTTCACTCTTGAACAAGAAATTATCTGGGATTTATGGACTCAGGATTCAACTTGGGTAGGTGGGTTGCCGGCTCAAGATGATTTATTGAATGAGGCGAACAGTACGATGAAAGTAGATTGGGTTCGTACTTGGCAGCTTGTTGATGAATAG
- a CDS encoding family 43 glycosylhydrolase, with translation MQNTVKYSLLVGALALSACGGSSTSSSPDDTGAGPSNSPKPSSSPEPNPESSALPSSVPSPIPSTIPSGRPSPQPSPTSSVPPLITNYTINVEAELFALVGGDFDDGNDEPIGTYSTGDQGAINYVNTGDYAEYELYNNHEAEFTASFNVGTNADENTGIELLIENNGSWNSLGQLGPINASGWDNFQAHELTNGFDLPAGDIRLRVLAIGSSEWQWNLESFSLSTELKPSVLGIEFEDLSFANCVNRHVAVHQYTDITQITALTCNNENIVSLAGIEALSNLQELSLDSNKLEDISLTSNPHLTALVISDNQLSRDSLNYLNDLGQLSYLESDAWLVVTNSDSGASIRPNRSGAADNESIQFQLELESGYVIDSISGCNGSLENLTYRTAPLSADCNINLTTSIDPATLYSGHIRDADTNEPLAGVAIKLLDDALSTTSDAAGFFELRSSSTNSQGFIAEHPDYMFKEIDALAPSDNHELNLRRRVKSAATLRWEGYISNNSPTLDYTNQSEWTVSFSQQALTGDLAADRDVTRRDPSAVIYVDGLYYTWYSHCVGDVVGFDSGDPEGKVFPWDKCDLYYSSSADGYHWQEQGPAIERGPAGSYDDRSIFTPEILYHEDRFYLVYQAVKAPYVRRVKNTVGMSWATSPHGPWTKLDEPILKATNNGEWLGDEDNRFNVVTKGDFDSHKVHDPTLLYFNGKFHLYYKGERMGEEQYFGQREIKWGVAISDDPLGPYVKSTSNPITNTGHELVIWKYDEGIALINTLDGPERGTIQFAEDGLNFEIMSTANNLPHAQGLYRSPVSDTDPTAGVSWGLSHVLVWDKPGGWMYINRFDLQ, from the coding sequence GTGCAAAATACAGTCAAATACTCGTTACTTGTTGGCGCGCTCGCACTTAGCGCTTGCGGCGGCTCATCAACATCAAGCTCTCCAGATGATACAGGGGCAGGCCCAAGCAACAGCCCAAAACCAAGTTCAAGCCCAGAGCCCAACCCAGAGTCGAGCGCTCTACCTAGCTCCGTACCTAGCCCTATACCATCAACCATACCTTCGGGGCGGCCAAGCCCTCAACCCAGCCCTACGTCTTCTGTTCCACCGCTAATCACTAACTACACCATTAACGTTGAAGCTGAATTATTTGCTCTGGTCGGCGGTGATTTTGATGATGGTAACGATGAGCCTATTGGTACCTACAGCACCGGCGATCAAGGTGCTATTAATTATGTTAATACAGGCGATTACGCTGAATATGAACTGTACAACAACCATGAAGCGGAGTTTACCGCCAGCTTCAACGTGGGCACCAATGCTGATGAGAACACCGGCATTGAATTACTGATTGAAAACAACGGCAGCTGGAATAGCCTTGGGCAGCTTGGACCAATTAACGCGTCAGGTTGGGATAACTTCCAAGCACATGAATTAACAAATGGCTTTGATTTGCCTGCAGGAGATATACGCCTGCGCGTGTTAGCCATCGGCAGCTCTGAATGGCAATGGAATTTAGAGTCCTTTAGCCTGTCTACCGAGCTAAAGCCAAGCGTACTGGGTATTGAATTTGAAGATCTTAGCTTTGCAAATTGCGTCAATCGCCATGTTGCCGTCCATCAATATACCGATATTACGCAAATTACGGCGCTAACTTGCAACAACGAAAACATAGTATCTCTGGCTGGCATTGAAGCACTAAGCAATTTGCAAGAGCTAAGCCTCGACAGTAATAAACTCGAAGATATTTCTTTAACAAGCAATCCTCACCTCACGGCTCTGGTCATCAGTGATAATCAACTTAGCCGAGATAGCCTTAATTACTTAAACGATTTAGGGCAGCTTAGCTACCTAGAGAGTGATGCCTGGCTTGTTGTAACAAATAGTGATAGTGGAGCGTCTATCAGACCTAATCGCTCTGGTGCTGCAGACAATGAAAGCATTCAATTTCAGCTAGAGCTTGAGAGTGGCTATGTCATTGACTCGATCAGCGGCTGTAATGGCAGCTTAGAAAACCTCACCTATCGCACCGCACCCTTAAGTGCTGATTGCAATATTAACCTTACAACAAGCATTGATCCTGCCACGCTCTATAGTGGCCATATCCGGGATGCCGATACTAACGAGCCTCTTGCGGGCGTTGCAATCAAGTTACTCGATGACGCACTAAGTACAACAAGCGATGCTGCAGGTTTTTTTGAACTACGATCATCAAGTACAAATAGCCAAGGCTTCATTGCGGAGCACCCCGATTATATGTTTAAAGAAATCGATGCTCTAGCACCTTCAGATAACCATGAACTTAACCTACGCAGGCGAGTAAAAAGTGCCGCAACTCTGCGCTGGGAAGGCTACATAAGCAATAACAGCCCAACTTTGGACTACACAAATCAGAGCGAATGGACTGTTAGCTTCAGCCAACAAGCTCTCACCGGCGATTTAGCCGCCGATAGAGACGTGACACGCCGAGACCCAAGTGCTGTTATCTATGTTGATGGGCTGTATTACACTTGGTACAGCCACTGCGTAGGCGATGTCGTCGGTTTTGATAGCGGCGACCCAGAAGGCAAGGTATTCCCTTGGGATAAATGTGATTTGTATTACTCAAGCTCGGCTGATGGCTATCACTGGCAAGAGCAAGGGCCTGCGATTGAACGCGGGCCGGCTGGTAGCTATGACGATCGATCAATCTTCACCCCCGAAATTCTGTATCATGAAGACCGCTTTTATTTGGTCTATCAAGCAGTTAAAGCCCCCTACGTACGACGAGTGAAAAATACCGTGGGTATGTCTTGGGCCACCTCACCTCATGGGCCTTGGACAAAACTCGATGAGCCTATTTTAAAAGCCACCAATAACGGTGAATGGTTAGGCGATGAAGACAATCGCTTTAATGTCGTCACCAAAGGCGACTTTGACAGCCATAAAGTACACGACCCGACGTTGCTGTACTTTAATGGTAAATTCCACCTATATTACAAAGGCGAGCGCATGGGGGAAGAGCAGTACTTTGGTCAACGTGAGATCAAATGGGGGGTCGCAATCAGTGATGATCCACTTGGACCTTATGTAAAATCGACTAGCAATCCAATCACTAATACGGGTCATGAACTTGTAATTTGGAAATACGATGAAGGCATTGCTTTAATCAACACCTTAGACGGCCCAGAACGAGGTACGATTCAGTTTGCCGAAGACGGGCTTAATTTTGAAATCATGTCCACGGCCAATAATTTACCTCACGCCCAAGGCCTATATCGCTCGCCGGTAAGTGACACAGATCCAACTGCAGGTGTTAGTTGGGGGCTCTCCCATGTTCTTGTATGGGACAAACCCGGCGGCTGGATGTATATCAACCGCTTTGACCTGCAATAA